From the genome of Astyanax mexicanus isolate ESR-SI-001 unplaced genomic scaffold, AstMex3_surface scaffold_66, whole genome shotgun sequence, one region includes:
- the LOC103044005 gene encoding membrane-associated phosphatidylinositol transfer protein 3, whose product MEQHNERRSLCLILHCFILSLQNVTSNHRVNDVIATEDGTQTLVGRFMYGPLDMVTLTGEKVDVYLMTQPQSGRWVHFDTEVTNSNGRVSYTIPDSKKLPVGVYPIKMVVKGDQTNTEAFLTVLPRGMECVVFSIDGSFAASVSIMGSDPKVRPGAVDVVRHWQDLGFLIIYITGRPDMQKQRVVSWLSQHNFPQGMIFFSEGLVHDPLRQKTIFLRNLMQECHIKINSAYGSMKDISVYSMLGLSPGQIYIVGRPSKKYQNQCQFLSEGYAVHLSSLQFGHRARPKKSSSVRMVLRKGSFGLSAKPDFLCKRTHLRRTMSVQQPEPPVTPNPKPERAQSQPESDKEHGGGGRGVHSVWVRGAVHRGDTTP is encoded by the exons ATGGAGCAGCAC AATGAAAGAAGGAGCTTGTGTTTAATTCTGCACTGCTTTATTCTCTCCCTACAGAACGTCACGTCCAACCACAGAGTGAACGACGTAATTGCGACTGAGGACGGGACGCAGACGCTGGTTGGTCGCTTCATGTACGGCCCTCTGGACATGGTCACGCTCACGGGAGAAAAG GTGGACGTATATTTAATGACTCAGCCTCAGTCGGGTCGCTGGGTTCACTTCGACACAGAGGTGACCAACAGCAATGGCAGAGTGTCATACACCATCCCAGACAGCAAGAAACTGCCCGTCGGTGTTTATCCGATTAAAATGGTCGTCAA GGGAGATCAGACGAATACAGAGGCCTTTTTGACGGTTTTGCCTCGGGGGAtggagtgtgtggtgttcagCATCGATGGTTCTTTTGCTGCCAGCGTCTCCATCATGGGTAGTGACCCTAAAGTACGGCCTGGAGCTGTGGATGTGGTGAG ACACTGGCAGGACCTTGGCTTTCTCATCATCTACATCACTGGACGTCCAGACATGCAGAAGCAGAGGGTGGTTTCATGGCTGTCGCAGCACAACTTCCCCCAAGGCATGATCTTCTTCTCTGAGGGATTAGTACACGACCCTCTGCGCCAGAAAACCATCTTCCTCAGGAACCTGATGCAGGAG TGTCACATAAAGATCAACTCGGCCTACGGCTCCATGAAGGATATCTCAGTCTACAGCATGCTGGGCCTCAGTCCGGGTCAGATTTATATCGTGGGCAGACCGTCTAAGAAGTACCAGAATCAGTGCCAG TTTCTGAGCGAAGGCTACGCAGTGCACCTCTCCTCCCTGCAGTTCGGTCACAGGGCTCGGCCGAAGAAGAGCTCCTCGGTGCGCATGGTGCTGAGGAAGGGCTCCTTCGGCCTTTCGGCAAAACCGGACTTCCTGTGTAAACGCACTCACTTACGCCGAACCATGTCCGTCCAGCAGCCTGAGCCGCCCGTGACCCCCAACCCTAAACCAGAGCGAGCCCAGAGCCAGCCCGAGTCTGACAAGGAGCACGGGGGCGGAGGGAGGGGAGTGCACAGTGTGTGGGTGCGGGGGGCCGTGCACCGGGGGGACACTACTCCCTGA